From Chloroflexota bacterium, one genomic window encodes:
- a CDS encoding electron transfer flavoprotein subunit beta/FixA family protein yields the protein MNFVVCVKQTPDTAEMSKISVAEVSSGDIKATLVLNPWDEYAVEEALLLQDRFGGEVTVMTTGPETATDALKDAIARGIKNALLLDDPAFSGTDAWGTAAILSAAIRKNGDFDVVLTGKMSVDGNSGLVAPGLARKLGATLLTQVTRILDIADGMITVERQLEEGREIVTATLPAVVSVGKEINEPRYPSFMGIRKAARADIPVWSAQDLASIDPLIGTNGYVPGARWTDLRKPPARASEVVLVDEGSVDASAAKLADLLMAEKVV from the coding sequence TTGAACTTCGTTGTTTGTGTCAAACAGACCCCGGACACGGCCGAGATGTCGAAGATCAGCGTAGCTGAAGTCAGCAGTGGCGACATCAAGGCGACTTTGGTTCTCAACCCGTGGGACGAGTACGCAGTAGAGGAGGCGCTCCTGCTTCAGGACCGTTTCGGTGGTGAGGTGACGGTGATGACTACTGGCCCCGAGACAGCCACGGATGCCCTGAAGGATGCCATCGCGCGCGGCATCAAAAACGCTCTGTTGCTGGATGATCCGGCGTTTTCCGGGACCGATGCATGGGGCACCGCGGCTATCCTGTCCGCAGCCATTCGCAAGAACGGCGACTTCGACGTGGTATTGACCGGCAAGATGTCGGTGGATGGCAACAGTGGGTTGGTTGCACCAGGTTTGGCCCGAAAACTGGGAGCGACCTTGCTGACCCAGGTGACCAGGATCCTGGACATCGCCGACGGCATGATCACCGTGGAGCGTCAGCTCGAGGAGGGGCGCGAGATCGTGACCGCCACGCTGCCTGCGGTTGTCTCGGTCGGCAAGGAGATCAATGAGCCGCGCTATCCCAGTTTCATGGGTATTCGCAAGGCTGCCCGGGCCGATATTCCGGTCTGGAGTGCGCAGGACCTTGCCAGCATTGATCCGCTGATCGGAACGAACGGCTATGTCCCCGGCGCCCGTTGGACCGACCTTCGAAAGCCGCCAGCTCGTGCCTCAGAAGTTGTTTTGGTCGACGAAGGCAGCGTCGATGCCAGCGCTGCCAAACTTGCTGATCTTCTAATGGCCGAG